Proteins from one Drosophila gunungcola strain Sukarami chromosome 3R, Dgunungcola_SK_2, whole genome shotgun sequence genomic window:
- the LOC128266753 gene encoding gamma-aminobutyric acid receptor-associated protein, giving the protein MDMHFQYKKDHAFDKRRNEGDKIRRKYPDRVPVIVEKAPKTRYAVLDKKKYLVPADLTVGQFYFLIRKRINLRPDDALFFFVNNVIPPTSATMGALYQEHFDKDYFLYISYSDENVHGRQ; this is encoded by the coding sequence ATGGACATGCACTTCCAGTACAAGAAGGATCACGCGTTCGACAAGCGCCGCAACGAGGGCGACAAGATCCGGCGCAAATATCCGGACCGTGTGCCCGTGATCGTGGAGAAGGCCCCGAAGACCCGCTACGCCGTGCTGGACAAGAAGAAGTACCTGGTGCCGGCCGACTTGACGGTGGGCCAGTTCTACTTCCTCATCCGCAAGCGCATCAATCTCCGTCCCGACGACGCCCTCTTCTTCTTCGTGAACAATGTGATTCCCCCGACATCGGCCACCATGGGAGCACTGTACCAGGAGCATTTCGACAAGGACTACTTCCTCTACATTTCCTATTCCGATGAGAACGTCCACGGACGTCAATAG
- the LOC128266745 gene encoding lutropin-choriogonadotropic hormone receptor: MENPTILARKEVLRRSRKCSKGLKCLSFEFQFRLLLHYLLLSSLSGPHCVYATMAVGEALSASNCHDIHHGFDVYPNPTAVSLGQSTDTPLTLTLPPSGWKCCCWNASNQNEEVECRCEGDGLNRVPQTLKLPIQRLTIASAGLPRLRNTGLKVYGSTLLDVAFTDCLQLELIQDGAFANLTLLRTIYISNAPKLTFLSKDVFFGISDSVEIIRIINSGLTRVPDLGHLPPHNILQMIDLDNNQITRIDTKSIKVKTAQLILANNDISYVDDSAFFGSKIAKLSLKDNPKLKELHPNAFDGIIDITELDLSSTSLVGMPSVGLQTIEALYIQNTHTLKTIPSIYNFRNLQRAYLTHSFHCCAFQFPSRHDPQRHAQRMLEIEKWREQCKSDHGSRKERSTVDNLDSMPEEFGSFGSTDQSATDMIAMTYASFDYMSDDTMNKGTFHEKITLNPEDEIDELCGNFTFRKPNIECYPMPNDLNPCEDVMGYQWLRISVWIVVALAVVGNVAVLTVILSIRPESTPVPRFLMCHLAFADLCLGVYLLFVASIDAHSMGEYFNFAYDWQYGLGCKVAGFLTVFASHLSVFTLTVITIERWLAITQAMYLNHRIKLRQASVIMLGGWIYSVLMSSLPLFGISNYSSTSICLPMENRDGFDTAYLIAILACNGVAFFIIAVCYAQIYLSLGRETRQARQNSPGELSVAKKMALLVFTNFACWSPIAFFGLTALAGFPLINVTKSKILLVFFYPLNSCADPYLYAILTSQYRQDLFTLLSKLGLCRQSALKDKDGSSTHGTTRFTINGSIQRHASLTCKMQTVVGAETQKMLKNGEDYV; the protein is encoded by the exons ATGGAAAACCCCACAATCCTGGCGCGGAAGGAGGTTCTACGGCGCTCAAGGAAGTGCTCGAAGGGTCTAAAGTGCCTGTCATTCGAGTTCCAATTCCGGCTGCTCCTCCACTATCTGCTGCTAAGCTCGTTGTCTGGCCcgcattgcgtatacgccacgATGGCCGTCGGCGAGGCGCTGAGCGCAAGCAACTGTCACGACATCCACCATGGATTCGATGTCTACCCCAATCCCACTGCGGTATCGCTGGGTCAATCCACGGACACGCCCCTGACCCTGACATTGCCGCCCTCCGGATGGAAGTGTTGCTGCTGGAATGCCAGTAATCAA AACGAAGAGGTGGAGTGCCGTTGTGAGGGGGACGGACTAAACCGCGTACCGCAAACGCTTAAGCTGCCCATCCAGCGACTTACCATTGCGTCGGCGGGGCTGCCTCGACTACGTAACACAGGACTGAAGGTCTACGGTTCCACACTGCTGGATGT GGCCTTCACTGACTGCCTGCAGCTGGAACTGATACAGGACGGCGCTTTCGCCAATTTAACGCTGCTGCGCACAAT CTACATCTCCAATGCACCTAAGCTGACCTTTCTCTCAAAGGACGTTTTCTTTGGAATTTCGGACAGCGTTGAAATTAT ACGCATTATAAATAGCGGACTTACCAGAGTACCGGACCTGGGCCACCTTCCACCGcataatattttgcaaatgaT AGATCTCGATAATAATCAAATCACTCGAATAGATACTAAATCCATAAAAGTGAAGACTGCTCAATT AATTTTGGCCAATAATGACATAAGCTACGTCGATGACTCGGCATTTTTCGGCTCCAAGATAGCCAAACT CTCGCTAAAGGACAATCCAAAGCTCAAAGAGCTGCATCCAAACGCATTTGATGGCATCATTGACATAACTGAACT TGATCTCTCCAGCACTTCGCTAGTTGGAATGCCTTCAGTCGGCCTACAGACCATCGAAGCATTGTACatacaaaacacacacactctgaAAACTATTCCATCAATCTACAATTTTCGG AATCTGCAGAGGGCCTACCTTACGCACTCCTTTCACTGTTGCGCCTTTCAGTTCCCATCGCGACACGATCCCCAACGCCATGCTCAGCGAATGCTGGAGATTGAAAAGTGGCGGGAGCAATGCAAAAGTGACCACGGGTCCCGAAAAGAGAGGTCCACTGTGGATAATCTTGATAGTATGCCGGAGGAGTTTGGAAGTTTCGGTAGCACCGATCAATCAGCAACGGATATGATCGCCATGACATACGCTTCCTTCGATTACATGTCCGATGACACAATGAACAAGGGAACTTTTCACGAAAAGATCACCCTAAATCCAGAGGATGAAATAGACGAACTCTGCGGTAATTTTACATTCAG AAAACCAAATATAGAATGTTATCCCATGCCCAATGATCTAAATCCTTGCGAGGATGTCATGGGCTACCAATGGCTCCGTATATCCGTTTGGATTGTGGTAGCTCTGGCCGTGGTTGGCAATGTGGCAGTGCTGACTGTAATTCTATCGATTAG ACCTGAATCAACACCAGTGCCACGATTCCTGATGTGCCATCTGGCCTTCGCCGACCTCTGTTTGGGAGTCTATCTGCTCTTTGTGGCCTCCATCGATGCCCATTCCATGGGGGAGTATTTCAACTTTGCCTACGACTGGCAATATG GGCTCGGCTGCAAAGTTGCTGGTTTCCTCACCGTGTTTGCAAGCCATTTGTCGGTGTTCACGTTGACCGTGATTACCATCGAGCGATGGCTTGCGATTACGCAGGCCATGTATTTGAACCATCGCATCAAATTGCGCCAGGCTTCAGTCATTATGCTGGGCGGCTGGATTTACTCTGTGCTCATGTCCTCGCTGCCTTTGTTTGGTATCAGCAATTATTCGTCGACGAG CATCTGTCTTCCGATGGAAAATCGTGATGGATTCGACACGGCATATCTGATTGCCATCCTGGCGTGCAACGGCGTGGCCTTCTTCATCATAGCTGTGTGCTATGCCCAGATATATCTGTCTTTGGGTCGCGAAACGCGACAAGCGCGACAAAATAGTCCGGGCGAGTTAAGTGTAGCCAAGAAGATGGCGCTTCTG GTCTTTACAAACTTTGCCTGTTGGTCTCCTATTGCATTCTTTGGACTCACGGCGTTGGCTGGATTCCCTCTGATCAATGTGACAAAGTCGAAAATATTGCTAGTATTCTTCTACCCATTGAACTCGTGTGCTGATCCCTACTTATATGCCATACTAACGTCTCAGTATCGGCAGGATCTGTTTACCTTGCTGTCGAA GTTGGGCTTGTGCCGACAGAGCGCTTTAAAGGACAAGGACGGCTCCTCCACCCATGGCACCACCCGATTCACCATTAATGGATCCATTCAGAGGCATGCCTCGCTAACCTGCAAAATGCAGACGGTAGTGGGCGCAGAGACACAAAAAATGCTGAAGAACGGCGAGGATTATGTTTAA
- the LOC128266752 gene encoding uncharacterized protein LOC128266752 — translation MPRPVIFLAVCSIILFKFAYGYKEMHGLNGKLFPKAATFNFPEYAYKETSKNEITYHELEVTCDQHAQCMNIGPVGVAKINCIRQCISPSCYKDIYAFNELEEGEIDARLNSFKGCVIQRM, via the exons ATGCCGCGTCCTGTAATTTTCTTGGCTGTCTGCTcaataattctttttaaattcgcCTATGGCTATAAGGAGATGCACGGACTAAATGGAAAGCTATTTCCAAAGGCAGCGACTTTTAATTTTCCCGAGTACGCCTATAAGGAGACCAGCAAGAAT gaAATTACCTACCACGAACTGGAGGTGACTTGTGACCAGCACGCGCAGTGCATGAACATCGGTCCCGTTGGCGTGGCCAAGATCAACTGCATACGGCAGTGCATTTCGCCATCCTGTTACAAGGACATCTACGCCTTCAACGAGCTGGAGGAGGGCGAAATTGATGCCAGGCTCAACTCCTTCAAAGGATGCGTAATCCAGCGCATGTAG
- the LOC128266748 gene encoding probable G-protein coupled receptor No18 produces the protein MELEGGLQHADASAMLLYSKFLSTALTVATANSSIQTTAAPSGETTTNGLKVGVPSMNSYLASMAWPKSLAVAVFLVIILVTVVGNTLVILAVLTTRRLRTVTNCFVMNLAITDWLVGTCVMPPSVVLYITGTWRFGWILCDIWISLDILLCTGSILSLCAISLDRYLAVTQPLTYSKKRRSKRLALLMILVVWITALSITCPPYLGWYEAGRHQAEFVDCRYNQNKGYVVFSAMGSFFIPLTVMLYVYLKIGYVLTSRRQRIVRDANSERTADYDVDGDNFISESEHYHCTPTKWLPNRKSRWRFSSLHDPPANMTKGQQSSVKCPKCSSTATGVVVPAAAVADKTLTFKHQPTFYELVEVSRLSSLIHCSAISCKYGGPCMHSTPSGLHYVGTDGGSFSDTCLGASASALEVSEKLEAESHAHAHAHTQQKQKQKQQEQQQHHPHGHHHHNNHGSQSHHNHHHRMPMRVSTTKRDSKTAKTLTIVMGGLIACWLPFFVYYLLIPFLPRPAVLEDLMFGFTWIGWVNCAINPFIYAFYNPDFRTAFWRLTCRPICKQKRPPNHLAMFRG, from the exons ATGGAGTTGGAAGGCGGCCTGCAACATGCGGATGCCAGTGCCATGCTGCTGTACTCCAAGTTCCTGTCCACGGCGCTGACTGTGGCGACTGCGAACAGCTCCATCCAAACCACAGCGGCCCCATCTGGTGAGACAACCACTAATGGACTCAAGGTGGGCGTGCCCTCGATGAACTCCTATTTGGCGAGCATGGCGTGGCCCAAATCGCTGGCGGTGGCCGTCTTCCTGGTCATCATCCTTGTCACCGTGGTCGGCAATACACTGGTCATCCTTGCCGTTTTGACCACACGCCGATTGCGAACTGTCACCAACTGTTTCGTGATGAACCTGGCCATCACCGACTGGCTGGTGGGAACGTGCGTGATGCCCCCATCGGTGGTTCTCTACATAACAG GCACTTGGCGCTTCGGCTGGATACTGTGCGACATTTGGATCTCGCTGGACATCCTGCTCTGCACCGGCTCCATCCTCAGCCTGTGCGCCATCAGTCTGGACAG gTATCTGGCCGTCACACAACCATTGACGTACTCCAAGAAGCGGCGCTCCAAACGGCTGGCCCTGCTCATGATACTCGTCGTGTGGATAACGGCCCTGTCAATCACATGTCCGCCCTACTTGGGCTG GTACGAGGCGGGCAGACATCAGGCGGAGTTCGTGGACTGCCGCTACAACCAAAACAAGGGCTACGTGGTCTTTTCGGCAATGGGATCATTCTTCATTCCTCTCACGGTGATGCTGTACGTCTACCTTAAGATTGGTTATGTGCTCACATCACGGCGACAGCGCATTGTGCGCGATGCG AACTCCGAGCGCACGGCAGACTACGATGTGGACGGGGACAACTTCATTTCGGAGTCGGAGCACTATCACTGCACGCCAACCAAGTGGCTGCCGAACAGGAAGTCCCGCTGGAGGTTCAGCTCGCTCCACGATCCACCCGCGAACATGACCAAGGGGCAGCAGTCGTCCGTCAAGTGCCCCAAGTGCTCGTCGACGGCAACCGGAGTAGTAGTCCcagcggcggcggtggccGACAAAACGCTGACGTTCAAGCACCAGCCCACCTTCTACGAGCTGGTCGAGGTGTCGCGTCTCTCCTCGCTCATTCACTGCTCGGCAATTAGCTGCAAGTACGGCGGACCCTGCATGCACTCCACGCCCTCTGGCCTCCACTACGTGGGCACGGATGGTGGTTCCTTCTCGGACACCTGCCTGGGTGCCAGTGCCTCTGCATTGGAGGTCAGCGAGAAACTGGAGGCGGAATCTCACGCCCACGCACACGCCCACACCCAGCAGAAGCAGAAACAGaagcagcaggagcaacagcagcaccacccacatggccatcatcatcataataATCATGGCTCCCAGAGCCATCACAACCATCATCATCGCATGCCGATGCGAGTGTCGACCACGAAACGTGATAGCAAGACCGCCAAGACCCTGACTATTGTGATGGGCGGCCTAATTGCTTGCTGGCTGCCCTTCTTCGTCTACTATCTGCTGATACCGTTCCTGCCCCGGCCCGCCGTCCTCGAGGACCTCATGTTCGGCTTCACCTGGATTGGCTGGGTCAACTGCGCCATCAACCCCTTCATCTACGCCTTCTACAATCCGGACTTTCGCACTGCCTTCTGGCGCCTCACCTGCCGGCCCATCTGCAAGCAGAAGCGTCCGCCCAACCATCTGGCCATGTTCCGTGGCTAG